One genomic window of Sphingobacterium oryzagri includes the following:
- a CDS encoding SGNH/GDSL hydrolase family protein, producing MKRKYSPVMKLVFVLILGFCCAFINGKPRPTLFIIGDSTVKNGKGDGSNGQWGWGSFLATYIDQEKIKVSNHAMGGTSTRTYYNNPKLWQHVLDSIQAGDVVIMQFGHNDASPIVDSLRARGSIKGNGDSFEEVYNPLLKQKEMVYSYGFYLRQFVKNIHDKGALAIICSPIPRNAWLDGQVRRSDYATWARQAAQQAGAFFIPLQDLVIASYEKSGQAFVDSTYFTSKDATHTIKEGAELHASIVAAYLRDHKEIGLQRYVKK from the coding sequence ATGAAAAGAAAATATTCGCCTGTAATGAAGCTCGTTTTTGTCTTGATCTTAGGTTTTTGTTGCGCCTTCATCAACGGAAAGCCACGCCCTACATTGTTTATCATTGGCGATTCTACGGTGAAGAACGGTAAAGGAGATGGCTCTAATGGGCAATGGGGCTGGGGCAGCTTTTTGGCAACGTATATTGATCAAGAAAAAATCAAAGTTAGCAATCACGCCATGGGCGGCACGAGTACACGCACCTATTACAACAATCCTAAACTATGGCAACACGTATTGGATAGTATTCAGGCTGGCGATGTGGTCATTATGCAGTTCGGGCATAACGATGCCAGTCCAATCGTTGACAGCCTGCGTGCGCGCGGCTCTATCAAAGGCAACGGCGATAGTTTTGAAGAAGTCTATAATCCGCTGTTAAAACAAAAAGAGATGGTGTATAGCTACGGCTTTTATTTGCGCCAGTTTGTAAAAAATATACACGATAAAGGTGCCTTGGCCATTATCTGTTCGCCCATTCCGCGCAATGCTTGGTTAGATGGGCAGGTACGCCGATCGGACTACGCAACCTGGGCTAGACAAGCAGCACAGCAGGCAGGGGCGTTTTTCATTCCGTTACAAGATCTCGTGATCGCTAGCTACGAAAAATCGGGTCAAGCTTTTGTAGATTCCACCTATTTTACGTCGAAAGATGCAACCCATACCATCAAGGAAGGGGCAGAACTCCATGCGTCCATCGTGGCAGCGTATCTGCGAGACCATAAAGAAATTGGTTTGCAGCGTTACGTCAAAAAATAA
- a CDS encoding rhamnogalacturonan acetylesterase — protein MIKTLILVCCLGLLSFAQQQKPRIYIIGDSTVRNSNEQFWGWGSLLSEFLDTAAISIENHAMAGRSTRTFRKEGRWHRVDSLMKPGDYLLIQFGHNEGSTPDTSRQGYRGVLRGIGQDSVVLHWADGQQEVVRTYGENIRRFVREAKQKGVTPIILSMIPRNQWDESGRVKRADQDFGLWAKQIAEQEQVGFINLNEITAAKYDRLGPALVKKTYFPGDHTHTNYEGARENAASVAEGIIVTNSPLKKYIKP, from the coding sequence ATGATAAAGACATTAATTTTAGTTTGCTGTTTAGGGTTGCTATCGTTTGCACAGCAACAGAAACCGCGTATTTATATTATTGGCGATTCTACGGTGCGCAATAGTAACGAACAGTTTTGGGGTTGGGGAAGCTTGCTATCCGAATTTCTTGATACCGCTGCTATTTCCATCGAAAACCATGCTATGGCCGGAAGAAGTACACGTACGTTTCGAAAAGAAGGTCGTTGGCATCGAGTCGATTCGTTAATGAAACCGGGCGACTACCTCTTGATACAATTTGGTCATAACGAAGGTAGCACGCCAGATACAAGCAGACAGGGTTATCGTGGTGTATTGCGTGGTATTGGGCAAGATTCCGTCGTGCTGCATTGGGCAGATGGGCAGCAGGAAGTCGTGCGTACCTATGGCGAGAATATCAGACGATTTGTGCGTGAAGCAAAACAAAAAGGCGTAACACCCATTATCCTCTCCATGATTCCGCGTAACCAATGGGATGAATCAGGAAGGGTAAAACGTGCGGATCAAGATTTCGGATTATGGGCCAAACAGATTGCAGAACAAGAGCAGGTAGGTTTTATTAACCTGAATGAAATCACGGCAGCAAAATATGATCGTTTAGGGCCGGCGCTCGTCAAGAAAACGTATTTTCCGGGCGACCATACGCATACCAACTATGAAGGCGCAAGGGAAAACGCAGCCTCCGTGGCTGAAGGCATCATTGTAACCAATAGTCCGCTAAAAAAGTATATTAAGCCATGA
- a CDS encoding family 43 glycosylhydrolase, which produces MKGSSAIAVWSQHRKLVAMRLLLLLLVLFGSLDGQAQRLLEYLDRGLLVLKTSEHSNYISWRLLATDDYAQAFNIYRQYDGQKKTKLNKYPLTKGTNFLDDAVDNTRDVHYTVATLVGKKEKEEAFVVVKGTDPVRTYLEIPLRTPAGYVPGDVSVADLDGDGSYEIVVHQTGKAHDNAHNGLTDEPIFQAYKLDGTFLWEINLGKNVREGAHYTQFMLYDLDSDGRAELVCKTADGTRDGKGDIIGQASADWRDTMKNSSFFGRILTGPEYLTVFDGLTGEALSTVDYLPARGDLQSWGDKNANRSDRFLACVAYLDGTHPSVVMTRGYYERTALAAWDFKDKKLVSRWVFDTQQRKHPYSGQGFHNLAVADVDQDGKDEIVFGAMTIDDDGIGLYSTGLGHGDALHVSDLDPDRPGLEIFSIHELKGGRQGVGAALRDAKTGKILYKGAIDQDVPRGVAANIDPKQKGAYMWWLGAESAYDMQGKAVGPAPKSVNFLIWWDADLSRELLNSNRIEKYQQGEIFEAKGALSINGTKNTPNLNADILGDWREELILRSEDNQTLRIYSTTIPTDHRLYTLMQDPQYRLSIAWQNVAYNQPPHTSYYLGTGMDKPVKPNIQLVKPERQQQAKVPKPLYRDPIEDGAADPAVVWHAAKKCWYMLYTNRRAKSAGLSGVSWVHGTAIGIATSKDAVHWQYLDTARFDSPKSTATLWAPDVFYHQGTYHMYLTVVPGVFEHWQHPRSIEHFTSKDLRRWTYQSTLNLSSDKVIDACVLALPQGGFRMWYNNEKDGKSVYYADSDDLYTWTDKGKALATRGEGPKVFAWKEQYWMVVDTWKGLAIYRSTDLLQWNKQPELILDKPGISIDDAVVGGHADVIVEKDRAYIYYFTHPGRTSQNKGKDDYEQRRSSVQLAELHFADGKLSCVRDAALFADLER; this is translated from the coding sequence ATGAAAGGAAGTAGCGCTATAGCTGTGTGGTCACAGCACAGAAAGCTAGTTGCCATGCGTTTACTGCTGTTATTACTGGTATTATTCGGTTCGTTGGATGGGCAAGCACAGCGTCTCCTGGAATACCTTGATCGCGGGTTGTTGGTTTTGAAAACCAGCGAACACAGCAACTACATCAGTTGGCGATTATTGGCTACAGATGATTACGCGCAAGCATTCAACATCTATAGGCAATACGACGGTCAGAAAAAAACGAAGCTCAATAAGTATCCGTTAACAAAAGGAACTAACTTTTTGGATGATGCGGTTGATAACACACGAGACGTGCATTATACTGTAGCCACGCTCGTTGGAAAGAAGGAAAAAGAAGAGGCTTTTGTTGTAGTTAAAGGCACAGATCCGGTTCGGACATATTTGGAAATACCGTTGCGCACACCGGCCGGCTATGTGCCCGGTGATGTGTCTGTTGCTGATCTCGATGGCGACGGGAGTTATGAAATTGTGGTACACCAGACTGGTAAAGCGCATGATAACGCTCATAATGGGTTGACGGATGAACCGATTTTTCAGGCGTACAAATTAGATGGCACATTTCTGTGGGAAATCAATCTAGGTAAAAATGTGCGTGAAGGCGCACATTATACACAGTTTATGCTCTATGATCTGGATAGCGACGGTCGGGCCGAGCTCGTTTGTAAAACGGCCGATGGCACGCGTGATGGGAAAGGAGACATAATTGGTCAGGCAAGCGCAGATTGGCGCGACACGATGAAAAACTCGTCGTTTTTCGGAAGAATTTTAACAGGTCCTGAATACTTAACCGTATTTGATGGGTTGACAGGAGAAGCGCTGAGTACGGTGGATTATTTGCCTGCGCGTGGAGATTTGCAAAGTTGGGGCGACAAAAATGCCAATCGATCCGATCGTTTTCTGGCCTGCGTGGCGTATCTTGACGGCACGCATCCTTCGGTGGTGATGACTCGCGGTTATTACGAAAGAACGGCACTTGCCGCTTGGGATTTTAAAGATAAAAAGTTGGTAAGTCGTTGGGTTTTCGATACGCAACAGCGTAAACACCCATATTCAGGTCAGGGTTTTCACAACCTTGCTGTTGCAGATGTCGATCAGGACGGTAAAGACGAAATTGTTTTTGGAGCCATGACTATTGATGATGATGGCATCGGCTTATACAGCACAGGATTAGGTCATGGAGATGCTTTGCACGTGAGCGATCTGGATCCCGATCGACCCGGACTGGAGATTTTTAGCATTCATGAACTTAAAGGAGGTCGCCAAGGTGTGGGCGCCGCGTTGCGTGATGCTAAAACGGGCAAAATACTGTACAAAGGAGCCATCGATCAAGATGTGCCGCGCGGTGTCGCGGCTAATATCGATCCGAAACAAAAAGGTGCTTACATGTGGTGGCTTGGCGCAGAATCGGCTTATGATATGCAAGGTAAGGCCGTGGGGCCGGCGCCAAAATCTGTCAACTTTTTGATCTGGTGGGATGCAGACCTAAGCCGAGAATTGTTGAATAGCAACCGTATTGAGAAGTATCAGCAAGGGGAAATCTTCGAAGCAAAGGGCGCTTTATCTATTAATGGAACAAAAAATACGCCCAATTTAAATGCTGATATCCTCGGCGATTGGCGAGAGGAGCTGATCCTTCGCTCGGAAGATAACCAAACATTGCGTATTTACAGCACGACGATCCCAACCGATCACCGACTGTATACGCTCATGCAAGATCCGCAATATCGTTTAAGTATTGCCTGGCAAAATGTAGCCTATAATCAGCCGCCGCATACGAGCTACTACCTTGGCACAGGTATGGATAAACCGGTCAAACCCAATATCCAATTGGTAAAACCGGAAAGACAACAGCAAGCAAAGGTGCCCAAGCCACTGTATCGTGATCCTATCGAAGATGGAGCCGCAGATCCAGCTGTTGTCTGGCATGCTGCAAAGAAATGTTGGTACATGCTGTATACCAATAGAAGAGCGAAGTCTGCCGGACTATCAGGCGTAAGCTGGGTGCATGGAACAGCCATTGGCATCGCAACATCAAAAGATGCTGTGCATTGGCAATACCTGGATACAGCGCGTTTTGATTCGCCAAAGAGCACAGCAACACTGTGGGCGCCTGATGTTTTTTATCATCAAGGAACTTACCACATGTATTTAACGGTGGTGCCCGGTGTTTTTGAGCATTGGCAACACCCACGATCCATCGAACATTTTACCAGCAAAGACCTGCGGCGCTGGACGTATCAATCCACGTTGAACCTGTCGTCAGACAAAGTTATTGACGCTTGTGTGCTTGCATTGCCACAAGGCGGATTTCGGATGTGGTACAATAATGAAAAGGATGGGAAATCGGTATATTATGCCGATAGCGACGATCTCTATACATGGACTGACAAAGGGAAAGCGTTGGCTACGCGAGGTGAGGGTCCCAAAGTGTTTGCCTGGAAAGAACAGTACTGGATGGTTGTAGATACCTGGAAGGGGCTGGCCATATATCGCTCAACTGATCTGTTGCAGTGGAATAAACAGCCTGAACTGATTTTGGATAAACCCGGTATTTCTATCGATGATGCTGTTGTCGGTGGGCATGCCGACGTCATCGTAGAAAAAGATCGCGCTTATATTTATTATTTCACCCATCCCGGGCGAACGTCTCAAAACAAGGGCAAAGACGATTATGAACAACGTCGAAGCAGTGTGCAATTGGCTGAATTACACTTTGCCGATGGAAAGTTATCCTGCGTTCGAGATGCGGCTTTATTTGCCGATCTCGAACGTTAA
- a CDS encoding rhamnogalacturonidase, with the protein MKRILHRIILSIVTCSACLSLQAQASFPDGTPISAWFKEVNPTKIETLGKLYRITDFDIVADSTLVQTAKIQAVIDKASKSGGGVLVVPKGTFLSGSLFFKANTHLHLEEGAVLKGSDFVGDFALIKTRMEGQTVDYFAALINADRVDGFTVSGKGTLDGNGLRYWKSFWLRRAFNPNCTNMDEMRPRILYVSNSKNVQVSGIHMKNSPFWTSHYYKVENLKLIGLRITAPEKPIKAPSSDAIDLDVCKNVLIKDCYLSVNDDAIALKGGKGPQADKDPNNGANANIIIEDCAFGFCHSALTCGSESIHSYNVIFRNNTLNKARKLLQLKMRPDTPQTYENIRIENIKGNVVSLVFIKPWTQFFDLQGEKAIKLSYARNITLRNIEMDCEILFDVNNSDQYKLADFNFEQMNIQASKKSYIAQAYVDNFKLTDVLVNGKPVIKK; encoded by the coding sequence ATGAAAAGAATACTACACCGCATAATTTTGAGTATTGTTACATGCAGTGCCTGCTTATCATTGCAGGCACAAGCATCTTTTCCAGACGGTACGCCAATCTCAGCGTGGTTTAAAGAGGTGAACCCTACAAAAATCGAAACCTTAGGAAAGCTTTACCGCATAACAGATTTTGATATCGTAGCCGATAGTACGCTTGTGCAAACGGCAAAGATACAGGCGGTCATTGATAAAGCGTCGAAATCCGGCGGAGGTGTATTGGTAGTGCCCAAGGGTACTTTTCTAAGTGGATCATTATTTTTTAAGGCCAATACACATCTGCACCTGGAAGAAGGGGCAGTGCTCAAAGGAAGCGATTTCGTGGGCGATTTTGCTTTAATAAAAACGCGTATGGAAGGACAAACGGTCGATTATTTTGCAGCTTTAATCAATGCAGATAGGGTTGATGGGTTTACCGTTTCCGGGAAAGGCACGTTGGATGGCAATGGACTGCGTTACTGGAAATCTTTTTGGCTGCGCAGGGCATTTAACCCTAATTGCACCAATATGGATGAAATGCGACCACGCATTTTGTATGTGTCTAATAGTAAAAACGTGCAGGTTTCTGGCATACATATGAAAAATTCGCCCTTTTGGACTTCACACTACTACAAAGTGGAAAATTTAAAGCTTATTGGTCTTCGTATCACAGCGCCAGAAAAGCCCATAAAAGCACCAAGCTCCGACGCCATCGATCTCGATGTTTGCAAAAATGTGTTGATCAAAGACTGTTATCTTTCTGTCAATGATGATGCGATCGCATTAAAAGGCGGCAAGGGGCCGCAGGCAGACAAAGACCCTAATAATGGCGCCAACGCCAACATTATCATTGAAGATTGTGCATTTGGGTTTTGCCACAGTGCGTTAACCTGTGGGAGCGAATCGATACACAGTTACAACGTCATCTTCCGCAACAATACGTTAAATAAAGCAAGAAAGTTGCTTCAGCTCAAAATGCGTCCTGATACGCCACAAACCTATGAAAACATCCGTATAGAAAATATCAAGGGCAACGTGGTCAGCCTCGTGTTTATCAAACCCTGGACGCAATTTTTCGATCTTCAGGGCGAGAAAGCTATCAAACTGTCGTATGCGCGTAACATTACCTTACGTAATATCGAGATGGATTGCGAAATTCTGTTTGATGTAAACAATTCGGACCAATACAAACTCGCTGATTTCAACTTCGAACAGATGAATATCCAGGCCTCCAAGAAATCTTACATCGCGCAAGCCTATGTTGACAATTTCAAATTAACCGATGTGCTGGTCAATGGTAAACCCGTAATAAAAAAATAA
- a CDS encoding hybrid sensor histidine kinase/response regulator transcription factor, with translation MTEFMLTAGKTKNNCLRIVGLYLTLQLLCFFCKAQFLPLKFDHITSENGLPHSTIHGIVKDKYGFMWFGTWSGLCRYDGYELRVYRYDPHQPKSLLNNRIHNIVRDKKGDLWISTFDEHHVCRYNYAHDNFDRVANADIPMDIAAKINRRDHRLQVNYRYQNTRWSLDNDKTALVETYLPTGQQKDFTVDSADPWSLNDAYVSDIFLDDDHVLWVGTYSNGINRSYLDATPFHYLYHHPERKNSLIENTIRSIAEDQQGNLWVGTRSKGITVVSPTGVYRHLTDAVGTKNTIRSNYVKRIFCDSKGFVWIGTQKGLDRYDPETDRVTAISIPTLVDIAVFSFTEDQQGNVWMATWNGLYKYDRKHDTFIHFASKGLLPHEHVWYIFYDSRGQIWAGTEGGGIAVLKENGVGGLHQVMQLQHQEADSTALSDSRIYSIYEDSRQQFWIGTGNGLDLYDPANGTIRHLSQQDDRWPKGTIAGITEDANGYIWVSHKKGISRINKTSLAIRTFSKQDGLQNNEFAEGAIFNSKRSNRLYFGGNKGVSFFSPDSIHTNKQAPSVRLTTLRILNQKVEVNQVVHDRVVLEKPLYLTSTLALEHEDKSISIEFSALHYANPAGNKYAYMLVGFDKDWIYTDADKRVATYANLNAGNYLFRVKAANSDGVWNETPTELQVVVAPAIWASTAAYVVYTLLFLALLYLFYYYSVRYARLKSKMAYEAILYKKEKELHERKVQFFTHISHEIKTPLSLILSPIQQLKSWSKGNSKMEEQLRTMDKNGNRLLKTVNQLLDIRRFETGHERLHLEQLDIKVLVHKVLDSFASAARQKRIRLKTTFLAVPDLVWGDTDKLEKILYNLLSNAWKFTNAGGMIKVKVGSLPNAVFIDVIDNGTGISAEDLERIFKPFLQGKTTVPGGTGLGLTYSKSLIEMHGGTLMAESRANTERFRLTVFRVLLPKEAYSSPAERVSVHEDQVTERQQDEISVTQTTAPDTTAMLLPRTCTLLLVEDNEEMRAYLADFFRKDYVVLQAANGHDGLHMARKHIPDLILSDVMMPKVDGIAFTRQVKTDLLLRHIPVILLTARTLLEFEVEGLETGADDYLVKPFHLPILALKVRNLLLGLFRMQDRFKQLIEAESATTDLRSPDENLLAKVMAYVEEHIADPELKIDVICQSIGVSRAQLYRKMKALTGYSMADLIREVRLKHAQKLLREGKFNVSEVAYMVGFTDPEYFRKSFKHKFGDPPSVYRPS, from the coding sequence ATGACCGAGTTTATGCTAACCGCGGGAAAAACAAAAAATAACTGCCTCCGTATCGTCGGCCTTTATCTTACACTGCAGCTGCTGTGCTTTTTCTGTAAAGCGCAGTTTTTGCCGTTAAAATTTGATCATATCACCTCCGAAAATGGACTCCCGCATAGCACTATCCATGGTATCGTAAAAGATAAATATGGTTTTATGTGGTTTGGCACCTGGTCTGGCCTATGTCGCTACGATGGTTATGAGCTGCGTGTCTACCGCTATGATCCGCATCAACCGAAAAGCTTATTGAACAACCGTATTCACAATATCGTTCGGGATAAGAAAGGTGATCTGTGGATTTCTACGTTTGATGAGCATCATGTGTGTCGCTATAACTATGCGCATGATAATTTTGATCGCGTTGCCAATGCCGATATACCAATGGATATTGCCGCAAAAATCAACAGAAGAGATCATCGCTTGCAGGTAAACTATCGCTACCAGAATACACGTTGGTCGCTGGATAACGATAAGACAGCGTTGGTAGAAACTTATCTTCCCACCGGTCAGCAAAAAGATTTTACGGTAGACTCTGCAGATCCCTGGTCGCTAAACGATGCCTATGTGAGCGATATATTTCTAGATGACGACCACGTTTTATGGGTAGGAACCTACAGCAACGGTATCAACAGAAGCTATCTGGATGCGACGCCCTTCCACTACCTTTATCACCATCCTGAGCGCAAAAACTCGCTCATTGAAAATACGATTCGATCCATAGCGGAAGATCAACAAGGAAATTTATGGGTTGGCACACGGAGTAAAGGTATCACGGTGGTTTCGCCAACAGGCGTCTACCGCCATCTTACAGATGCTGTTGGCACAAAAAATACGATACGCAGCAATTATGTGAAGCGTATATTTTGTGATTCAAAAGGATTCGTCTGGATTGGTACACAAAAAGGGCTAGACCGTTATGATCCTGAAACCGACCGTGTCACCGCAATTTCCATCCCCACGTTAGTAGATATTGCGGTATTTTCCTTTACCGAAGATCAACAAGGAAATGTTTGGATGGCTACATGGAATGGACTGTACAAATACGATCGCAAGCACGACACGTTCATCCATTTTGCGTCAAAAGGATTGCTGCCTCATGAGCACGTATGGTATATTTTTTACGATAGTCGTGGCCAAATCTGGGCGGGCACCGAAGGTGGCGGTATTGCGGTGCTAAAAGAAAATGGTGTGGGCGGCTTACATCAGGTCATGCAGCTGCAACATCAGGAGGCCGACTCGACGGCATTAAGCGATAGTCGTATTTACAGTATTTATGAAGATAGTCGTCAACAGTTTTGGATCGGCACAGGAAACGGGTTAGATCTGTATGATCCTGCAAACGGAACGATTAGACACCTTTCACAACAAGACGACCGTTGGCCAAAGGGCACTATTGCAGGAATTACCGAAGACGCCAATGGCTATATATGGGTGAGCCACAAAAAAGGGATTTCCAGGATAAACAAGACTAGCTTAGCTATACGCACCTTTTCCAAACAGGACGGCTTACAGAATAATGAGTTTGCCGAAGGCGCAATTTTTAATAGTAAGCGATCAAACCGCCTTTACTTTGGCGGAAATAAAGGCGTAAGTTTCTTTTCGCCAGATAGTATTCATACAAATAAACAGGCGCCCAGCGTGCGTCTAACAACGCTTCGCATACTCAACCAAAAAGTGGAGGTAAACCAAGTGGTACATGATCGAGTAGTGTTGGAAAAACCCTTGTACTTAACTTCGACACTTGCACTGGAACACGAGGATAAAAGCATCAGCATCGAGTTTTCGGCGCTGCATTACGCCAATCCAGCGGGAAACAAATATGCGTACATGTTGGTTGGCTTTGATAAAGACTGGATATATACCGACGCGGATAAACGTGTTGCAACCTATGCTAACTTAAATGCCGGCAACTATCTCTTTCGGGTGAAAGCGGCCAACAGCGACGGTGTGTGGAACGAAACGCCTACAGAGCTGCAGGTTGTCGTAGCACCAGCCATCTGGGCGAGTACAGCGGCTTATGTGGTCTACACACTGCTTTTTCTGGCCTTACTTTATCTCTTTTATTACTACAGCGTTCGTTATGCAAGGCTAAAATCAAAAATGGCCTATGAGGCCATTTTATATAAAAAAGAAAAGGAATTGCACGAGCGTAAAGTGCAGTTTTTTACACATATTTCTCACGAAATCAAAACACCGCTATCCTTGATTCTCTCGCCCATACAGCAGCTGAAAAGCTGGAGCAAAGGGAATAGCAAGATGGAAGAACAATTGCGCACGATGGATAAAAATGGAAACCGTTTATTGAAAACGGTGAACCAATTGTTGGATATCCGCCGTTTTGAAACGGGCCATGAGCGACTGCATTTAGAGCAGTTGGATATTAAGGTGCTCGTTCATAAAGTGTTAGATTCGTTTGCAAGTGCCGCCCGACAAAAGCGGATTCGACTAAAGACAACATTCTTAGCTGTGCCCGATCTGGTTTGGGGCGATACGGATAAACTGGAGAAAATACTGTACAATTTACTGTCGAACGCGTGGAAGTTTACCAACGCCGGCGGTATGATCAAAGTGAAGGTAGGGAGCTTACCAAATGCTGTTTTTATCGATGTGATTGATAATGGCACCGGTATATCTGCTGAAGATTTGGAGAGAATATTTAAGCCGTTTTTGCAAGGCAAGACGACCGTGCCCGGCGGCACAGGGCTGGGGCTAACGTATAGTAAATCGCTGATTGAAATGCATGGCGGTACGCTAATGGCAGAAAGTCGCGCAAACACCGAAAGGTTTCGATTGACGGTGTTTCGTGTTTTGCTACCTAAAGAAGCCTATAGCTCTCCGGCCGAACGAGTTTCTGTACATGAAGATCAAGTTACGGAGCGGCAACAAGATGAAATTTCGGTCACGCAAACCACGGCACCTGATACGACAGCCATGCTATTGCCAAGAACATGTACGTTATTGTTGGTGGAAGATAACGAGGAGATGCGGGCATATTTGGCCGATTTCTTTAGGAAAGATTACGTTGTTTTGCAGGCGGCCAATGGCCACGATGGGCTTCATATGGCGCGAAAGCATATTCCAGACCTTATCCTGAGTGATGTGATGATGCCCAAAGTAGACGGCATCGCATTTACCAGGCAAGTGAAAACAGATTTGCTACTTCGTCATATCCCAGTTATCCTACTCACCGCGCGTACGCTATTGGAATTTGAAGTAGAAGGCTTAGAAACGGGCGCTGATGACTACTTGGTGAAGCCATTTCACTTGCCCATCTTAGCGCTGAAAGTACGTAACCTGTTGTTGGGCTTGTTTCGTATGCAAGATCGATTTAAGCAACTTATTGAAGCCGAGTCTGCCACGACTGATCTACGTTCGCCCGATGAAAATTTACTGGCCAAGGTGATGGCCTATGTGGAAGAGCATATTGCAGATCCGGAATTGAAAATTGATGTCATTTGTCAGTCTATTGGCGTAAGTCGAGCGCAATTGTACCGCAAGATGAAAGCATTAACCGGATATAGTATGGCCGATCTTATACGTGAGGTGCGGCTCAAACACGCGCAAAAATTACTCAGAGAGGGAAAATTTAACGTGAGCGAAGTGGCCTATATGGTTGGCTTTACCGATCCGGAATATTTTAGAAAAAGTTTCAAACATAAGTTTGGAGATCCACCTAGCGTATACCGGCCTTCATAG
- a CDS encoding GntR family transcriptional regulator has protein sequence METLFFTPNTRTANTADLIKSIKINDLSSTPKYIQLADAIVEAIKNKIVAVGDALPSINDLSYYLQIARDTVEKGYRKLRKEEVIASSPGKGYFVAKEQAFRLRIAVFLNKLSAHKKIVYDALAKELGDQASLDLFVYNSDITHLRNLLQGLTQSYDHYVVFPYFKEGRDKAPEVLSIIPTDKLLLLGRDVEGLTGDFPVVCENYEKDIFEALESIRETLSKYQVLKLVFPDNSDYPKAIIKGFYKFCQEYAFEHILVDNARRESIKKGSCYINLAEDDLVFLLDKISAKGIQIGQDVGIISYNETPLKKFILNGITTLSTDFKLMGEYAAACITNKLKSRLEVPFYTVVRASI, from the coding sequence ATGGAAACATTATTCTTTACACCTAACACACGTACTGCCAACACGGCAGATCTCATTAAATCGATAAAGATCAACGATCTTTCCTCGACCCCGAAATATATTCAGCTTGCCGATGCGATCGTGGAAGCGATCAAAAATAAAATTGTAGCCGTGGGTGACGCTTTGCCCTCCATCAATGATTTAAGTTATTATCTACAAATCGCGCGAGATACTGTTGAAAAAGGCTACCGAAAATTGCGTAAAGAAGAGGTTATCGCCTCTTCACCAGGCAAAGGGTATTTCGTAGCCAAAGAGCAGGCTTTCCGCCTGCGCATTGCCGTGTTTTTAAACAAATTAAGCGCACATAAAAAAATTGTCTATGATGCGCTGGCTAAAGAGCTGGGTGATCAAGCCTCGCTTGACCTGTTTGTATACAATAGCGACATAACGCACCTACGTAACTTGTTGCAAGGACTCACACAGTCTTACGATCACTACGTCGTTTTTCCTTATTTCAAAGAAGGTCGGGATAAAGCGCCTGAAGTGCTGTCAATCATTCCAACGGATAAACTTTTACTGCTAGGCCGCGATGTAGAAGGATTGACAGGAGACTTCCCGGTGGTATGCGAAAATTACGAAAAAGATATTTTTGAAGCGTTAGAAAGCATACGGGAGACTTTATCGAAATACCAGGTATTGAAACTTGTTTTTCCAGACAACAGCGATTACCCCAAAGCCATTATCAAAGGTTTTTATAAGTTTTGCCAGGAATATGCCTTCGAGCATATCCTGGTCGATAACGCACGCCGGGAAAGCATAAAAAAAGGAAGTTGCTACATCAATCTGGCCGAGGACGACTTGGTGTTTTTGCTCGACAAAATTAGCGCAAAGGGTATTCAGATCGGGCAAGATGTGGGCATTATCTCTTACAATGAAACACCTTTGAAAAAATTTATCTTGAACGGTATCACGACCTTATCTACGGATTTTAAGTTGATGGGCGAGTATGCGGCAGCTTGCATAACAAACAAGTTGAAAAGTCGCCTCGAGGTGCCTTTCTACACCGTAGTTCGGGCTTCTATATAA